In the Drosophila biarmipes strain raj3 chromosome X, RU_DBia_V1.1, whole genome shotgun sequence genome, one interval contains:
- the LOC108033143 gene encoding brefeldin A-inhibited guanine nucleotide-exchange protein 3 isoform X1, producing MEDLFLLIIKESTGTKHNALRQTAQIAYDKLYRQHGIHRDPSHELRSVCFTALQMALDTKRPKFITMGLNGLHRVIKDERFYIGLEPEDDSVWLPSQLLRATNGILPSTSSEDTVVNVLRLFLAMACSPACTLNGRLLIEILSRCGECWEMGSRATKAASLAAASQCLRTFCAFLIEEAEEVKKTAPAGLMTQTQASAVYNEVIPVMQWLCSRLVEPNVNASPNKKCENHSSLYLTECILTLSSALPRNVHANPHFTSFLWQKFCPTLAAALGSPGRINLDKKFTYKDALHMIENEARGFFTGPGLDGPQARCVYLTAIQLLRIAGAHGSLRPMLEALFHRMLLLPAPQNRTEPLRCVREIFKSPERLIDLAVILYVDKNTAQGCSDEMALFRLLVDAMEECAYGASGVGSATEASLQASVECMVALLDSLQVLCSGELTESMISDQIVQVVNGRHDLLKDADYSGPLTYQSMARLPAPYRDAIVEFRQNVFETSSGSESEGEPPHEQDAASNGSGDTEGPEDDDPSSSSDETSRVENRWPYSHLEAPVMPIRTDSDNDRQHARDFARALRQDLVPKLLRLRSCVELDEAMQEFASAVCQENSMNFSDFDYNLTAINADGIYLAIYSSLLLSLQLMRAGYYEQVAQGVSHKDILVPMSEQQFVTSVQNTGVLVYLSSPWLCELYQSVTVCNVLEAMPRQQLEGMGPRCALVDMLCDAGGLGATQMLSEWQRLQTANVKHKEEEQLHDKRREAAKKLCRRLLTCCWDSMVIVLSSGLGDLQTSSASNKLVALSKRTLRVKAKANKSNGEALYAMCLDGLHSAATLSNSLNLQHLAGKILNLLASNVCQTSGPRISASQAMSMDVVLTGGLNLGSYSADCWPSIFAVCRHVSQLEHEIFSMQNPAISTSPGSSRRDLETGEKLSNGNAQDKLNLSSIPIDDDETCVDVYSFLQAPMQSPNTNITSILKVYSGTNETVLLSQSDTSKVLCALSHQAENLFGDAAERLSLPSLCQFLKHLCRASREQLYKSQVARKGSRIWWPSKGWKKLDSLPMSLLLHRIGDVTLKVFRSSRPLLHVLKVWAITGPHLMDAACHRDRMISKRAIEYIHDIITALLVEQSELPYFHFNEALLKPFENLLSMDTDVDVQDQIVACLYEVVEAHRTEIRSGWRPLFGTLRNARSRMLNMSNIIDIFRVFLDSDNTLVFANAGLDCILCLLSYLEISGGGNNNSCSGGSGNTAGGTGSNGGQQEEDNTFRPTDFLHETLRFLERCSSILGFMHSMPKCPNFHSTYKIKGISYTHIIDANIPSSMENFTYFGNDYLQTRNEQYMISYRSLHIDKDTIVKIDEMDKPSGVLKVWFLLLDGLTNSLIVCPYSHQAPILQTIFKLFKNLLASPGIDFGFYCINHLLVPMIQDWLRYINKTGSSWQLVEKNFKHCCCMTTDLVVEFIEKSVPEQRRLGAGTKTRLAQIVHPADNLLYSKLKFVTERIEREQQQQSQPVQDQGCGYNQQYDSSSSSASEEQQKNGGGGGGGSNLIESPTKISGSATLALKQLLLVLIECAAQSQEAIARISVSCLKHVILSTGMLFNESQWMIACSAIHRACTVTIAPLRQLSFAFHEKSNSFYGDCANVKVAARRDSSLEELSRIYALAQQVFLSDNQREPGQNQAPMPSAAQCKLSDDRSYSFLLYPLNNGFNSNLDNFVIRIPFKNLVVGLLANQMLLQLVAKLLLSRLKCVPQAVSTCIFDNYAASAASPSHDYDLDFRSKEILLRCVKQYLMSALEFDSRPGLKFLMQKVSNIEYAANLYKQMTSSWMIYYIALVDSHLNDIVVYNLGPEDLNFILESCSRLNTTTVKKKENFVRYLFCLQDAWNLVCELYLSNSALHEIESGSGKLRQKPPQLHHHPQSKPMCISLNGNGDAEMTDTGSGSGSGNSTSPSKCVQLQEEENVTMTTLISEFQPKCRSNPFDTNRQAKSSEAESISPEIEQQRASSILKDSNYKRAALAQLVVASMELLRSLPGEAEENLKLLMTPTIREAFRLVQLQGNELKVNQF from the exons ATGGAGGACCTCTTTCTGCTGATTATTAAGGAGTCAACGGGAACTAAACACAATGCGCTGCGACAAACGGCGCAAATCGCTTACG ATAAACTCTATCGCCAGCATGGAATCCACCGCGATCCCTCGCACGAGCTGCGCTCCGTTTGCTTTACCGCCCTGCAGATGGCGCTGGACACAAAGCGGCCCAAGTTCATCACGATGGGACTCAACGGCCTCCAT CGCGTCATCAAGGACGAACGCTTCTACATCGGCCTTGAGCCGGAGGACGACTCCGTGTGGCTGCCCTCTCAGCTGCTGAGGGCCACCAACGGCATCCTGCCGTCGACGAGCAGCGAGGACACGGTGGTCAATGTGCTGCGGCTCTTCCTGGCGATGGCCTGCTCCCCCGCCTGCACCCTAAACGGCCGCCTGCTCATCGAGATCCTGTCCAGATGCGGCGAGTGCTGGGAGATGGGTTCGCGCGCCACTAAGGCCGCTTCACTGGCCGCCGCCTCCCAGTGCCTGCGCACCTTCTGCGCCTTCCTCATCGAGGAGGCCGAGGAGGTCAAGAAGACGGCGCCCGCCGGCCTGATGACACAGACGCAGGCCTCCGCCGTCTACAACGAGGTCATACCCGTGATGCAGTGGCTCTGCAGCCGCCTGGTGGAGCCCAATGTGAATGCCTCGCCGAACAAGAAGTGCGAGAACCACAGCTCGCTGTACCTCACCGAGTGCATCCTCACGCTGAGCTCGGCCCTGCCCCGGAATGTCCATGCCAATCCGCACTTCAcctcgtttctatggcagaaGTTCTGCCCCACGTTGGCGGCGGCACTTGGGTCACCCGGCAGGATCAACCTGGACAAGAAGTTCACCTACaa GGACGCCCTGCACATGATAGAGAACGAGGCTCGTGGCTTCTTTACGGGCCCCGGCTTGGATGGTCCGCAGGCCCGATGTGTCTACTTGACCGCCATTCAACTGCTTCGGATTGCCGGCGCCCATGGCTCACTGCGTCCCATGCTGGAGGCCCTGTTCCAtcggatgctgctgctgccagctCCCCAAAATCGCACGGAGCCCCTTCGATGCGTACGCGAGATCTTCAAGAGCCCGGAGCGACTGATCGACCTGGCGGTGATCCTATATGTGGACAAGAACACCGCCCAGGGCTGCAGCGATGAGATGGCGTTGTTCCGACT GTTGGTGGACGCCATGGAGGAGTGTGCCTATGGAGCCAGCGGCGTGGGTTCGGCCACGGAGGCCAGCCTGCAGGCGAGCGTGGAGTGCATGGTGGCCCTGCTGGACAGTCTGCAAGTGCTTTGCAGCGGGGAGCTCACTGAGTCGATGATCAGCGACCAGATTGTGCAGGTGGTAAACGGGCGCCATGACCTGCTCAAGGACGCCGACTACTCCGGCCCGCTGACCTACCAGAGCATGGCCCGTCTGCCGGCTCCCTACCGCGATGCCATCGTGGAGTTCCGGCAGAACGTCTTCGAGACCTCGTCGGGATCGGAGAGCGAGGGCGAGCCGCCGCACGAGCAGGATGCGGCCTCCAATGGCTCTGGAGACACCGAAGGCCCCGAGGACGATGATCCGAGCAGCTCCAGCGATGAAACCTCCCGTGTGGAGAACCGCTGGCCATATTCTCACCTGGAGGCCCCCGTAATGCCCATTCGAACCGATAGCGATAATGATCGGCAGCATGCCCGCGACTTCGCTCGGGCCTTGAGGCAGGATCTGGTGCCGAAACTCCTCCGGCTGCGCAGCTGCGTGGAGCTGGACGAAGCGATGCAGGAGTTCGCGTCGGCCGTTTGCCAGGAGAACAGCATGAACTTCTCGGACTTTGATTACAACCTAACCGCCATCAATGCGGACGGCATCTACCTGGCTATCTACTCCTCGCTGCTGCTCAGCCTGCAGCTGATGCGGGCTGGCTACTACGAGCAGGTGGCCCAGGGTGTCTCCCACAAGGACATCCTGGTGCCCATGTCGGAGCAGCAGTTCGTGACCTCGGTGCAGAACACCGGTGTCCTGGTCTATCTCTCCTCGCCGTGGCTGTGCGAGCTCTACCAGTCGGTGACCGTGTGCAATGTCCTGGAGGCCATGCCCCGTCAGCAGCTGGAGGGGATGGGTCCGCGTTGCGCCCTTGTCGATATGCTGTGCGATGCCGGAGGACTGGGTGCCACTCAGATGCTTTCCGAGTGGCAGCGCCTGCAAACGGCAAACGTGAAGCacaaggaggaggagcagctccACGACAAGCGCAGGGAGGCGGCCAAGAAGCTGTGCCGCCGATTGCTCACCTGCTGCTGGGACTCGATGGTCATCGTGCTGAGCTCCGGGCTGGGCGATCTGCAGACCAGTTCCGCCTCCAACAAACTGGTGGCGTTGTCCAAGCGAACACTGAGGGTGAAGGCCAAGGCGAATAAATCGAATGGGGAGGCCCTGTATGCCATGTGCCTCGATGGTTTGCATTCG GCCGCCACGCTCAGCAATAGTTTGAACCTGCAGCATTTGGCCGGGAAGATACTCAACCTGCTGGCCTCCAATGTCTGCCAAACCTCCGGGCCGCGAATCTCTGCCAGCCAGGCCATGTCCATGGACGTGGTGCTCACCGGCGGCCTGAATCTGGGCAGCTACAGTGCCGATTGCTGGCCGAGCATCTTCGCCGTTTGCCGGCATGTTAGCCAGCTGGAGCACGAGATCTTTAGCATGCAAAACCCGGCGATTTCCACGTCACCCGGCAGCAGTCGCCGGGACCTGGAGACGGGCGAGAAGCTGAGCAACGGCAATGCCCAGGACAAGCTCAACCTGTCCTCCATACCCATCGATGATGATGAGACGTG TGTGGATGTGTACAGCTTCCTGCAGGCACCGATGCAGAGTCCCAACACGAACATCACCTCCATCTTGAAGGTTTACTCGGGCACGAATGAGACGGTGCTGCTCAGTCAGAGCGACACCTCCAAGGTGCTCTGCGCCCTGTCTCACCAGGCGGAGAACCTCTTCGGAGACGCCGCCGAGAGGCTCAGCTTGCCCTCCTTGTGCCAGTTCCTCAAGCACTTGTGCCGCGCCTCCAGGGAGCAGTTGTACAAGAGCCAGGTCGCTCGCAAGGGCAGTCGCATCTGGTGGCCCAGCAAGGGCTGGAAGAAGCTGGACTCGCTGCCCATGTCCCTGCTCCTGCATCGAATTGGGGATGTCACGCTCAAGGTGTTCCGAAGCTCGCGCCCACTGCTGCACGTTCTCAAGGTCTGGGCCATCACAGGACCGCATCTGATGGAT GCCGCCTGCCACCGGGACCGGATGATCTCGAAGCGGGCGATCGAGTACATCCACGACATCATCACGGCGCTTTTGGTGGAGCAGTCGGAGCTGCCGTACTTCCACTTCAACGAGGCGCTGCTGAAGCCGTTCGAGAATCTGCTGAGCATGGACACGGATGTGGACGTGCAGGACCAGATCGTGGCCTGCCTCTACGAGGTGGTCGAGGCGCACCGCACGGAGATCCGCTCCGGATGGCGACCCCTCTTCGGAACCCTACGGAATGCCCGCAGTCGGATGCTAAACATGAGCAACATCATCGACATCTTCCGGGTGTTCCTCGACTCGGACAACACGCTTGTGTTTGCCAACGCGGGTCTGGATTGCATACTGTGCCTGCTCTCGTACTTGGAGATCTCTGGCGGAGGGAATAACAATTCCTGCTCCGGCGGTAGTGGAAATACAGCAGGAGGGACTGGGTCGAACGGTGGCCAGCAGGAGGAGGACAACACCTTCCGGCCCACGGACTTTCTCCATGAGACCCTACGCTTCCTGGAGCGCTGCTCCAGCATTTTGGGCTTCATGCACAGCATGCCCAAGTGCCCCAACTTCCATTCGACGTACAAGATCAAGGGCATCTCCTACACGCACATCATCGACGCCAATATACCCAGCTCGATGGAGAACTTTACGTATTTCGGTAACGACTATCTGCAGACGCGGAACGAGCAGTACATGATATCCTACCGATCGCTGCATATCGACAAGGACACCATTGTCAAGATCGACGAGATGGACAAGCCGTCGGGTGTGCTCAAAGTGTGGTTCCTGCTGCTGGATGGACTCACCAACTCGCTGATCGTCTGCCCCTACTCCCACCAGGCTCCTATCCTGCAGACGATCTTCAAGCTGTTCAAAAACCTGCTGGCCAGTCCGGGCATCGATTTCGGTTTCTACTGCATCAACCATCTGCTGGTGCCGATGATCCAGGACTGGCTGCGGTACATCAACAAGACCGGCTCCTCCTGGCAGCTGGTGGAGAAGAACTTCAAGCACTGCTGCTGCATGACCACCGATCTGGTGGTGGAGTTCATCGAAAAGTCGGTGCCGGAGCAGCGGCGTCTGGGAGCGGGCACAAAGACGCGACTGGCGCAGATAGTTCACCCGGCGGACAACCTGCTGTACTCCAAGCTTAAGTTTGTGACTGAGAGGATTGAaagggagcagcagcagcagtcgcagcCCGTTCAGGACCAAGGATGTGGCTATAACCAGCAGTACGACAGCAGTTCTAGCTCCGCCAGCGAGGAGCAGCAGAAAAAcggaggaggtggaggaggcGGATCGAACCTTATAGAATCACCCACCAAGATCTCGGGTTCGGCAACACTGGCTCTTAAACAGTTGCTCCTAGTCCTAATCGAGTGTGCAGCCCAGTCGCAGGAGGCGATCGCCAGGATCTCGGTGTCCTGCCTCAAACATGTGATCCTCTCCACCGGCATGCTCTTCAACGAGTCCCAGTGGATGATCGCCTGCTCGGCCATTCATCGCGCCTGCACCGTAACGATAGCTCCACTGCGTCAGCTTTCGTTTGCTTTCCACGAGAAATCCAACAGTTTCTACGGGGATTGCGCCAACGTGAAGGTGGCTGCCCGCCGAGACAGCAGCCTGGAGGAGCTGTCCAGGATCTACGCGCTGGCGCAGCAAGTCTTCCTGTCGGACAATCAGCGGGAACCGGGTCAGAATCAGGCTCCCATGCCCAGTGCTGCGCAGTGCAAGTTGTCCGACGACAGGAGCTACTCTTTCCTCCTGTATCCACTTAACAATGGCTTCAACTCGAACCTGGATAACTTTGTGATCCGGATTCCGTTCAAGAACCTGGTGGTGGGCCTGCTGGCCAACCAGATGCTGCTCCAACTGGTGGCCAAGTTGCTGCTGTCGCGGTTAAAGTGTGTGCCCCAGGCGGTGTCCACCTGCATCTTCGACAATTATGCCGCTTCGGCGGCTTCGCCCAGTCACGACTACGACCTGGACTTCCGCTCCAAGGAGATCCTGCTGCGCTGCGTCAAGCAGTACCTGATGTCGGCCCTGGAGTTTGACTCGCGACCGGGTCTCAAGTTCCTTATGCAAAAGGTGTCGAACATTGAGTATGCGGCGAATCTGTATAAGCAGATGACCTCCTCGTGGATGATCTACTACATAGCGCTGGTGGACTCGCATCTCAACGATATTGTGGTCTACAATCTGGGGCCGGAGGACCTCAACTTTATACTGGAGTCCTGCTCCCGACTGAATACCACCACTGTGAAGAAGAAGGAGAACTTTGTGAGGTACCTGTTTTGCCTGCAGGATGCCTGGAATCTGGTATGTGAGCTCTATTTGAGCAACTCGGCCCTGCATGAGATCGAGAGTGGATCGGGAAAGCTGCGACAGAAGCCACCGCAACTGCACCACCATCCGCAGAGCAAGCCCATGTGCATCTCTCTGAACGGAAATGGCGACGCAGAGATGACGGATACGGGCTCGGGTTCCGGATCCGGCAACAGCACCTCGCCCAGCAAGTGCGTTCAGCTGCAGGAGGAGGAGAACGTGACCATGACCACGTTGATCAGTGAGTTCCAGCCCAAGTGCCGCAGCAATCCGTTTGACACCAATCGACAGGCCAAGTCCTCGGAGGCGGAGTCCATCTCGCCGGAAATCGAACAGCAGCGGGCCAGCAGCATCCTCAAGGACTCCAACTACAAGAGGGCTGCCCTCGCCCAGCTGGTGGTGGCCTCCATGGAGCTGCTGCGCTCGCTGCCAGGCGAGGCTGAGGAGAACCTCAAGCTCCTGATGACACCGACCATTCGCGAGGCCTTCCGTCTCGTCCAGCTGCAGGGCAACGAGCTGAAGGTCAACCAGTTTTAG